One window of Haemorhous mexicanus isolate bHaeMex1 chromosome 16, bHaeMex1.pri, whole genome shotgun sequence genomic DNA carries:
- the LOC132334857 gene encoding LOW QUALITY PROTEIN: lanosterol synthase-like (The sequence of the model RefSeq protein was modified relative to this genomic sequence to represent the inferred CDS: inserted 1 base in 1 codon), producing the protein MIDYTYVECTSAVMQALRHFQSQFPEHQAVEIRETLQKGLDFCRKKQRADGSWEGSWGVCFTYGTWFGLEAFASMQHTYHDGCEGNVWACQFLISKQMADGRWGDXFESCEKHTYVQSAESQIHNTCWALLGLMAVRYPDISVLERGIKVLMDKQLPNGDWPQENIAGVFNKSCAISYTAYRNIFPIWTLGRFCRLHPNSPLAGQLPARARASPSAGAGQEEQGALST; encoded by the exons ATGATTGACTACACATACGTGGAATGCACATCCGCTGTCATGCAGGCACTGAGACACTTCCAGAGCCAGTTCCCTGAGCACCAAGCCGTGGAGATCAG GGAGACTCTGCAGAAGGGCCTGGATTTCTGTCGCAAGAAGCAGCGAGCGGATGGGTCCTGGGAAGG GAGCTGGGGGGTTTGTTTCACCTACGGCACCTGGTTTGGTCTGGAGGCGTTTGCCAGCATGCAGCACACATACCATGACGGGTGCGAAGGGAATGTCTGG GCCTGCCAGTTCCTGATCTCCAAGCAGATGGCAGATGGCAGGTGGGGAG GATTCGAGTCCTGCGAGAAGCACACATATGTGCAGAGTGCCGAGTCACAGATCCACAACACCTGttgggccctgctggggctcatgGCTGTCAG GTACCCTGACATCAGTGTGCTGGAAAGGGGCATTAAAGTGTTGATGGATAAGCAGCTGCCCAACGGGGACTGGCCTCAG GAGAACATTGCTGGGGTGTTCAACAAGTCGTGTGCCATCAGTTACACCGCGTACCGCAACATCTTCCCCATCTGGACGCTGGGGCGGTTCTGCCGGCTGCATCCCAACAGCcccctggctgggcagctgccagccagagccagagccagcccctcggctggggcagggcaggaggagcagggagccctgTCTACTTGA
- the LOC132334748 gene encoding zinc finger protein 239-like, translating into MESREDKSPGQNLVEEAVLSGSTAQEPNGEEKPRRSRTRRGCKRRWRGSEGERASLGREGGQRWSQSSELVLHEQLHGGEKPHTCGECGKSFRRSSHLILHQRTHTGERPYECGECGKSFRRSSHLILHQRTHTGERPYECDQCRKRFQTSSNLLKHHHTHTEERPFRCPDCGQGFRRNAHLVTHRRIHTGERPHECGECGKSFSRSSNLISHRRTHTGERPHECGECGKSFSRHSNLILHQKIHTGERPYECSKCGKRFRSNSHLLLHYQIHREERPFQCPDCGKGFKHNSTLITHRRIHTGERPYECPQCGKSFSWSSNLTRHQRRHR; encoded by the coding sequence atggagagcagggaggacaaatccccgGGGCAGAACCTGGTGGAAGAGGCCGTTTTGAGCGGCTCCACGGCGCAGGAACCCaacggggaggaaaagccccggAGATCCCGcacgaggaggggctgcaaacgcAGATGGcggggatctgagggggaaagagccagcctgggccggGAAGGCGGCCAGAGATGgagccagagctcagagctggtgctccatgagcagctccatggtggggagaagccccacacgtgtggggagtgtgggaagagcttcaggagGAGCTCCCACCTGATCCTGCAccagaggacccacactggggaacggccctacgagtgtggggagtgtgggaagagcttcaggagGAGCTCCCACCTGATCCTGCAccagaggacccacactggggaacggccctacgagtgtgatcagtgcaggaagaggtttcagaccagctccaATCTCCTCAAGCACCATCAcactcacacagaggagaggcccttccgctgccccgactGCGGGCAGGGCTTCAGGCGAAATGCCCATCTTGTCACGCACCgacgcatccacactggggagaggccccacgagtgtggggaatgtgggaagagcttcagccggaGCTCCAACCTGATCAGTCACCGGAGAACCCACACAGGGGAGAGGCCCCatgagtgtggggagtgtgggaagagcttcagccggCATTCCAACCTGATCCTCCACCAaaagatccacactggggagaggccctacgagtgttctaagtgtgggaagaggtttcggAGCaactcccatctcctcctgcactATCAGattcacagagaggagaggcccttccagtGCCCTGACTGCGGGAAGGGATTCAAGCACAACTCCACCCTCATCACccaccggcgcatccacactggggagaggccctacgagtgtccccagtgtgggaagagcttcagctggagctctAACTTGACCCGACACCAACGGAGGCACcggtaa
- the LOC132334716 gene encoding maestro heat-like repeat-containing protein family member 6 — protein sequence MQPRSGHKSRKPPLAAFAEQRRYLWPSLPGLGLLSLLSQAPGLECSMDAPSLPALLLQTLCDSIMCLWQEETAGVGTGLLADLLFLNAETGAAMLDLLVEEGVSDPTQVPAMVRYIHQWLTANESAGHRLDEALLELTEEYPSDVMITLLRWAPSCDRAAATMWGTIMSSSRTAEPALQLLLDALSAWPVYSVYTSDGDNAGVFALAATVALWRVFNLTWRSPVVLEYFPNLFLRLLFQAYISTQEMPEEVETFWKGCQEEHGLAANPNSFALQTLKALLCQMRYEHVVVSMERKRAWDTLLCADTHHYAVRLLAREMRRVSIIWCCGMASCLFDLLSEGISDWELPALAFLVEVLDCLDLSECGEKVLEILTSQLQSESTEMRRVVLRGLVVLTSMDPSMFNLTESLAKLLWDADEDIVEMTLIVLSLLLLHKDLTIASPIALQLAEALWHLFDNDNSHVQLLSIRLFQDVITLVVAKDKKALKKHVSESLLPLFFHCHDENGRVAQASRETLLSAVRFLKRKDLKQLLKTDQMWRLAECLLGEDRSRAAERLRQALPYLRSPQEPLREAAVRFIGIAGRYLTGQQPEFRIICMALQDMTDDTSPTVSCLALQTLYINLAVQSIPSSGLQKMRDQLRQLWKSRPFLCYRG from the exons ATGCAGCCGAGGAGCGGACACAAGAGCAGGAAGCCGCCCCTGGCCGCTTTTGCGgaacagcgcaggtacctgTGGCCATCCctacctgggctgggcctgctgtcactgctcagccAAGCACCAGGCTTGGAGTGCTCCATGGatgctccctcccttcctgcccttctcctgcagaCCCTCTGTGACTCCATCATGTGCCTTTGGCAGGAAGAGACCGCTGGTGTGGGCACCGGCCTCTTGGCGGACCTTCTGTTCCTCAATGCTGAGACCGGTGCTGCCATGCTGGATTTGCTTGTGGAGGAGGGTGTCTCCGATCCAacgcaa GTGCCCGCCATGgtgaggtacatccaccagtggctcacGGCCAATGAgtctgctgggcacaggctggacGAGGCCCTTCTGGAGCTGACCGAGGAATACCCCTCGGACGTGATGATCACCCTATTGCGCTGGGCCCCATCGTGTGACAG agctgccgCGACCATGTGGGGAACCATCATGTCCTCGAGCAGGACTGCGGAGCCGGCGCTGCAGTTACTCCTCGACGCGCTCAGCGCCTGGCCAGTGTACAGCGTGTACACCTCTGATGGGGACAATGCAGgagtctttgccctggct GCAACCGTGGCACTGTGGAGAGTCTTCAATCTGACCTGGCGCTCCCCTGTCGTGCTGGAGTATTTCCCCAATCTCTTTCTGCGTCTGCTCTTCCAAGCTTACATCAGCACGCAGGAGATGCCAGAAGAGGTTGAGACTTTCTGGAAGGGATGCCAGGAGGAACACGGCCTCGCCGCCAAccccaacag ctttgcactgcagaccctgaaggccctgctctgccaaatGCGCTATGAGCACGTGGTGGTGTCAATGGAACGCAAGCGTgcctgggacacgctgctctgtgctgacacccaccactatGCAGTGCGTcttctggccag GGAGATGCGCCGCGTCTCCATCATCTGGTGTTGCGGCATGGCATCCTGCCTCTTTGACCTGCTCAGCGAAGGCATTTCAGACTGGGAACTGCCCGCCCTGGCGTTCCTGGTGGAG gtcctggaCTGCCTGGACTTGAGCGAATGTGGTGAAAAAGTCCTGGAGATCTTGACAAGTCAGCTGCAGAGTGAGTCCACGGAGATGCGTCGCGTGGTACTCCGCGGCCTCGTGGTGCTCACTTCGATG GATCCAAGCATGTTCAACCTGACTGAAAGCCTTGCGAAACTACTGTGGGATGCGGACGAAGACATCGTGGAGATGACCCTCATTGTGCTCAGCTTACTGCTGCTGCACAAAGACCTCACAATAGCCAGCCCCatcgccctgcagctggctgaggcgctCTGGCACCTCTTTGACAAT GACAACAGccatgtgcagctgctctccattcgcCTCTTCCAAGACGTGATCACGCTGGTAGTGGCAAAGGACAAAAAGGCCCTGAAGAAGCATGTGAGCGAGAGCCTGCTCCcgctcttcttccactgccacgATGAGAACGGgcgtgtggcacag gcctCTCGGGAAACGCTGCTTTCTGCAGTAAGGTTCCTGAAGAGGAAGGATCTCAAGCAGCTGCTGAAGACGGATCAGATGTGGAGGTTGGCCGAGTGCTTG ctgggagaggataGGAGCCGTGCGGCCGAGCGCCTGCGCCAGGCCCTGCCATACCTGcggagcccacaggagcccctgcgagaggcggccgtcaggttcatcg GGATCGCCGGGCGCTACCTGacagggcagcagccagagtTCCGGATCATCTGCATGG cccttcAGGACATGACGGATGACACCAGCCCTACCGTCTCATGCCTGGCACTTCAAACTCTGTACATCAATTTAGCTGTACAGAGCattccctcctctggactccaGAAGATGCGAGACCAACTCCGCCAGCTCTGGAAGTCGCGGCCTTTCCTGTGTTACCGTGGCTGA